The Corylus avellana chromosome ca11, CavTom2PMs-1.0 genome contains the following window.
ctatttcataggaatagtcattccattCCTAGAGTCTATTTTGCAAACCAAACAAACACTTAgtaatcatccaattaattggtaattatgTCATCACAACGACAAAAACTAGAAAAGAATGAAACATACAGGCTACAATGTGCCAGTGCAATAATTGTATCATTAtccatattttataattatccagcttaggaaaaaaaaaaaacatgttctatAATAATTGTATCATTatcaatattttatattatccAGCTTAGGGTTAAAAAACATGTTCTATAATTGTCCTCGTTCCACCAACTATATGCAACTTTTActgtaataaaattttttttttaaaaaaattagatatgGTATCAATTATGAATCAATTTCCATTGATTCTTGATTGATACCAtatctaaaacttttttttattattattttatcttcgGAATTGTTGggttttccaaacaaaaattattCCATTTTAGGAgtctattctgcaaaccaaacagATCCTTAgtaatcatccaattaattgataattatgTCATCACAACgacaaaaaggagaaaagaatgAAACATACTAGCCACAATGTGCGAGTGCAATAATTGTATCATTAtccatattttataattatccaGCTTAGGGGAAAAAAACATGTTCTATAATAATTGTAtcataatcaatattttatattattgattaaaaaaatatatatattttatattatccAGCTTAGGGTTAAAAAACATGTTCTATAATTGTCCACGTTCCATCAACTATATGCAACTTTTactgtaataaaataaaaaaaaagttagataTGGTATCAATTATGAATCAATAGTTAGATATGGTATCAATTATGAATCAATTTCCATTGATTCATGATTGATACCATAtctaactttttattattattattatgttatcTTTGGAACTGTTGGGTTTTGGTTGGatgaatcaattaattaacctgAAATCACGTACAAAGAAGTATTAGTCACACCATATTAATTTATTTCCGCATCGACCCCTCAAGAATTAACTAGTCTTCACGTTGGACACGAGAGGGAAAATCGAAATAAAccttttaaaacaaattaacaatacaaAATCATATGTTTTCGCAGTGTTTAGTTCGTTGAATGTTTAATCCATTGGAAAAGAATTAGCTAttactgggaatagaagagtggaatagattagctattcatattccaatgtttggttgtaacgctggaatagactagataatcatattcttttgtttggtacaatgcaatatgttggtgaatggaatcatattgtgatcaaatttcctaaaatacccttataatacaaatacaatttatattattaaggactttcactcttttctttttttaaaacataaacaactttactataatttcttttttcttttttctttttttttttaattatNNNNNNNNNNNNNNNNNNNNNNNNNNNNNNNNNNNNNNNNNNNNNNNNNNNNNNNNNNNNNNNNNNNNNNNNNNNNNNNNNNNNNNNNNNNNNNNNNNNNtgaaatgaaatgaaatgaagcattttccttttggtGGTACTGAAAGTCGGGATTGTTTTTTCAAAGGCAATATGGGCCGGGGccaggttttgttttgtttgttgttaaaaacaaaaaacagaaagaaaacaaaattgtacGAATTTGGTGGGCCCGTTTCCTCTTAGTTGCCTTGGCCGACAATGAAAATGGGCTTAAATGGGACGAAAAATGCTATATCGATCTccacaaaattacaaaataccATCTCCCATTTCTACacgtaatattatttaattccaCTCCCTGCATGCGAATCATGTGATGGCAATAATGGAAAGGCCACACAACACTAAAGCAAATTCACACCCATATATACCCCTCCAAAACCGCACCCAATTACTCTCTCACCAAAACCCCCAGCAATGGAGTACTTCACTTCTTGGGCTATTGTTTTAGCCATGGCATCCCTAGCTGCTCTAGTCCTTTTCCCCTTTCGATCCCACAAGCTAAATCTTCCACCAGGTCCCAAACCTTGGCCCATCATTGGCAATCTAAACCTTATCGGCCCCCTCCCTCACCAGTCCCTGCATAAATTGTCGCAAAAATATGGACCAATCATGCAACTTAAGTTCGGATCCTTCCCCGTTGTCGTTGCCTCATCTCCCGACATGGCAAAGCTGTTCCTAAAGACATATGATCACATCTTTGCCGGTAGACCCAAAACCGCCGCCGGGAAGTACACCACTTATAACTACACCGATATTGGATGGGCGCCTTACGGGCCATATTTGCGCCAAGGGCGGAAGATATATCTCTCCGAGCTATTTTGCACGAAAAGACTCGAGTCCTACGAGTATATTCGTGTCGAAGAAAGGCGTGCTCTTTTCTCACGTCTATACGCCTTGGCTGGGAAGCCAGTCATGGTGAAGGAGCATCTCTCGCAACTCACTCTAAGCGTTATTAGTAGGATTGTATTGGGTAAGAAGTATTTTAGTGAATCCGAATCTGAAACTTCAATTGTAACGCTCAAGGAATTCCAAGAAATGTTGGCCGAGTTTTTCTTGCTTAATGGGGTGTTGAACATCGGGGACTGGATACCCTGGCTCGATTTCTTGGACTTGCAGGGATACGTGGAGCGAATGAAGGCCTTGACGAAAAAATTTGATCGATTCCATGAGCATGTTTTGGATGAACACAGGGCAAAGAGaggagtgaaagattttgttccAAAGGACATGGTGGATTTTTTATTGCACCTGGCTGATGATCCCAATAATGAtgttaagctcaccaatgacaATATCAAGGCGCTCACTCAGGTATAACTTCCATTAGTTAATTAAGATTTTGAGAGAAGTTgtgattttatattatatcataacAAAAGTAAATGATGAAACCCATCTATTAAGTCCTACTAGGAAAACTTTTTAGATAAATGATGCTTTGACATATGGAAAGATCTTGGGTTGGGTTGGAATCTTGTTTTCATCAAGTCAGCCTCATTTTAGTGTTGGACATCAAAGTTTGAGTTCAATTGTACGTGAGGAGAGTGTTTGCTAGAGTATGATTTAATTCatctattttctattaacttaatttttttgggacaagtggtaatttaacgaTTTATTGTTTGACTTATATTTCAGTGGAAAAATgttaaaccaaaatttttttttgttcattaatATTATAGGATCTCGTAGCAGGAGGCACAGATACCTCTGCGACTACAGTTGAATGGGGAATGTCCGAACTCTTGAAGAAGCCACACCTCATCAAAAAGGCTACAGAAGAGCTGGATAGAGTTATTGGGAAAGAGAGATGGGTGGAAGAGAAAGATATCCCACAATTTCCTTATATCAATGCAATTATGAAGGAAACAATGAGGAAACAGCCTGCGGCAGTATTACTTGCTCCGCACTTGGCTCTTGAAGATTGTAATGTAGATGGCTATGATATTCGTAAAGGAACTAGGGTCTTCATAAATGCATGGGGTATGGGAAGAGACCCTTCAATATGGGATGCACCTGAAGATTTCAACCCGGAGAGGTTCTTAGGAAATTCTATTGATGTGAAGGGACATCATTTTGAGCTATTGCCATTTGGGTCAGGGAGAAGGATGTGCCCTGGTTATAGCCTTGGACTGAAAATGATTAGCTCTAGCTTGGCTAACATGTTGCATGGATTTGAATGGAATTTGCCAGACAATACGGAGGCAGAAGAATTGAGCATGGAGGAACTTTATGGTTTGGCCACGCCTAGAAAAGTCCCACTTGTTGCGGTCATGAAGCCACGGCTCCCACTTCATCTTTATAATTAGCATGAATTATCCTTGTTGCATCCgcttttattttgtaatatataaTTTCCTACTTAATTTGAGCACGAGTGAGGTGGGTTTTGTGATAGTTTTTCCTTGCTCTTGTTCCTAATCTTAAATTTTAGTCCACCGACAAGGAAACTGGTTAGTCTACACTCACCTAGCTTGTTCAGACCACGTCCGAACagactatatatatagcttgtgcTTCGTCGTACTTTCCTCGTTTGGAGGTGGTTCGAACGAACACCGACTAATGCCTTTTGGTCATGGCCTCGACTGGACAAACCTCCAAGGTCATTCGAACAATCGAGCCATCACAACAAAAACCATTGCTTTTCTTTGAAATTCCTCTTTTCATTCAATTTCTAACTTCATCAAATTAATGCCTATTTTACACCACACCCTCCTAACAAATCAAACATGCACCACCTCTAACAGATCTTCACTTTTACGtaaaaaatcatcattatgGAAAAATATTAGTTTTCCTCATTCACAACAACAATCGTTACAACCTCTTCAACACACCCACATCATATCAAAACAACAACGTAATATTGCTACCGCAACTACAACTACAACATGTCGAAGGCTACATTGTTCCAACGCTTTTGTGCCACCTTAACAataaaattcttctttttcaCCCGTTACTCAGTGTGGTtggtaaaattttcaaatgctGCAAAAtacatttcaaataaaaattatcaaaggGATTTTAGATGTGGCCCCACCAataacatatttttcaaaagaaatatcaaaccacttctgaaaaaataaaacacaaaacatttttcaaaaaataaaacacaaatttttaaaataaaataaaaaacttcccACACCTTCCTATACgagttttttaaaaacacatgctcattgtttttctatatatatttttttcaaaaatattaacaattttcaactaaaacttattttaaaaaaatcaatgatttttttgacgtggcaaacagtattttcaaattgcagTTAATGTTTCCAGAATTCCATTGCATATTTCTGGAATTTGTGTCTTacaactaaaatttaattatgttttttatttattttttttactgttgACAACTAGTACATCTAGTTCGATGCAGTACATAAGATTaatatgtcaaaaattgccaaccaTATTTGACGAATGATTTTGTCCCATTATGCACATGAAAGCTTAGTGACTTCTTGGTATGGTCGGTACTCAACCAATTAAGATCATaaggaattagaaaaaaaataaaaaattaagatcataaggaaatttttttccacattctttttctctttctttattttttttttaataatgtttttaagaGATACAGTTCCATTTGCAATTGCTGGCTGGCTGGCATTTGCTGCTTAAAAGATTTCTACGGACCATTAATGGACACGGCATTAATCTACCTAATTAACATCGACTTTGAGAAAGTTGATCAAATTAATGATTTTGCCAAA
Protein-coding sequences here:
- the LOC132165292 gene encoding trimethyltridecatetraene synthase-like; amino-acid sequence: MEYFTSWAIVLAMASLAALVLFPFRSHKLNLPPGPKPWPIIGNLNLIGPLPHQSLHKLSQKYGPIMQLKFGSFPVVVASSPDMAKLFLKTYDHIFAGRPKTAAGKYTTYNYTDIGWAPYGPYLRQGRKIYLSELFCTKRLESYEYIRVEERRALFSRLYALAGKPVMVKEHLSQLTLSVISRIVLGKKYFSESESETSIVTLKEFQEMLAEFFLLNGVLNIGDWIPWLDFLDLQGYVERMKALTKKFDRFHEHVLDEHRAKRGVKDFVPKDMVDFLLHLADDPNNDVKLTNDNIKALTQDLVAGGTDTSATTVEWGMSELLKKPHLIKKATEELDRVIGKERWVEEKDIPQFPYINAIMKETMRKQPAAVLLAPHLALEDCNVDGYDIRKGTRVFINAWGMGRDPSIWDAPEDFNPERFLGNSIDVKGHHFELLPFGSGRRMCPGYSLGLKMISSSLANMLHGFEWNLPDNTEAEELSMEELYGLATPRKVPLVAVMKPRLPLHLYN